In Candidatus Accumulibacter cognatus, the genomic window TGTTGCCCACCTGTTTGGTCGAGAAGCCGGCGGCGAGGTACTGGGCGAGGTAGTCGCCGTACTTTTTGTCGATGTCCGGTTCCATCTGCAGGGATTTGACCGTGGCCATGCCCGAGACGTATTCGGTGAGGAAGGCCTGGTTCCTTGCGCCGAGCATGAACTGCTGGTCGAGCTTCTCCTTGAACAGGGGCGCGACGAGGAAGCTGATGAAGGCGATGGCGCCGAGCAGGCCGACGGCAATCAGCGAGAGCTGCCCGCTGTAGGCGAACATCACCGCCAGGAAGATGAACAGGAAGGGCAGATCGAGGAGGAGTGTGACGGCGGCGCCGGATACGAACTCCCGAATGGTTTCGACCCCCTGCAGCCGGGCGACCAGGGTGCCGGTAGGGCGCTGTTCGAAGTACGGCAGCGGCAGGCGCAGCAGGTGGCGGAAAACCTGGCTGCCGAGGACGGCGTCGATGCGATTGCCGGTGTGCAGCACAAGGTACTGGCGTAGCCAGGTCATGCCGCTGGTGAAGAGCATGAACATGACGAGGGCGACGCCGAGCACGATGAGGGTGCTTTGGGTCTGGTGAACGATGACCTTGTCGATGATCACCTGGGTAAAGAGCGGTGTGGCCAGCCCGACGAGCTGGATGGCGAGGCTGGCGGTGAGGACATCGCGCCAGAGGCTCTTGTGTTTGAGGAGTTCGGGGATGAACCATTTGAAACCGAACGCTTTCTTCTCGGTGGTGAAGCCGGCGATGTCTTCCTCGCCGGTGGCCCGGCGCGTCTTCGCGACGAGGATGAGTTCGGGTTCGAGCCATTGGGCGGCTTCGGCGATGGGGAGGGTTTCGGGGGTCTGGCTGCCGGTGCGGAAGTAGAGGAGCTTGTCGGCGTCAGCCTTGAGGATGAGGATGAGGAGGGGAGGGCGCTTGATTGGTTCCGGGGCGACGGGTTGCGGGCGCAGGAAGGCGATGGCGGGGAGCGGGAGTTTCTGCCAGTCGACGCCTGCGAGCGCGACCTTGCCGGTATTCAGCCCGAGCGAACGCGCGGCCTCGTGGAAAGTGGCGAGCGTGTACGGCGGGGGAAATTCCTGCTCGATCAGCGAGGCATCGAACGGCAGGCGATGGAAGCTTGGGAGGTGTAGCACTTCCCTGGTGCTTTGCGCCGACTGTCCGGCATTCGGTTCATCGCCCTGGCGGGCGACAACTTCCTGCGCCGATGCCATGAACGCCACCGCCTATCGAAATTTCTGCTGGCGTTTGAACAGGGCCGCCAACTGCCGGCCCAGATCTGGCCGTTCCAACGTCGACTCGGTACCGACGAGGCTGCCCTGCAAATCGTCGGTCACGCTTCCGAACAGCGCGAGCGCGCGCTCCGGTCGCTCCTGATCCGGATTGCAGACCTGCATGCCGGCAGTGCTGCTCGACCTGCCAGCGTTCACGGTGGCGTCAGAAGTTGTAGAGGATCTCGGTATAAACGCGGTCCTTGGCGTCGTAGCGGCCGAAATACCCTGTCGGGGACCCCTTGAAGATATCGACACCCATCGCCAGGCTCCAGTTCTTTTCGAAATGCCAGTTCATTCGGGGTCGCAGCAGCCAGTCGGTACGGTTCAGGCTGGCGATCCACAGCGCCTGTGCCTCGAACTTGTCGCTGAACTTGTGGTTGAGCAACAGGCTGTAACCGTATTCCTTGGCCAGGGGAATGATGTCCGGATCATGATTGAAGAAATGGTTCTGGAAAATCTGGGCGTTGATCCGGGTATCGGCGAACTGGTTGAAATCCAGGCCAAGGACCCAGAGCAGCGTGTTCTGCGGCACGACCCCGTCGGCATCGGTGGCATTGGTGACCTCATATTTACGGCCGCGCGTATATACCACCTCGCCCTTCAGGACCAGCGAACCGAAATCCTTGCCTAGCGTGCCGCCCAACTGATTGATACGGTCATGCCTGGCCTGATAAATCGCGGTCGGCAGGGGGTCGGCAACGATTGCCCGGTAGAAGGTCGGCGCGACGCTCATGCTGCTGTAGGCAAAGCCTGCCACATCCCAGCCATCACGCAACACCGACAGCCGCAGTCCGTAATTGGTATGATCAAGACCGCGCGCCGGAAATTTTTCGTTGCGAAACACCGTGGCGACACCCGGAGGGGGCGGCGGTGTGTAGACGAAAAACTCGGAACCCGGTTTGCCGATGTTGTCGTAACTGGCGACCGGGATCCAGACCAGTTCGGCGTGGAAATCGTTCTTGAAATACTCTGCCCTGGCCGCCCACTGCGGAATACGCAGGATATCGAAGGTCGGCAGGATGAACTGCCGCATGTCCTTGGCGGAAACCACGTCGCCAAACAGCAGCCCGACCATTTCACCCCAGACGATCTGCTGCCGGCCAAGGCGGAAGTCCCAGTCCCCTGCGCCAATATCGAGATAGTTTTCGCGCAGGAGAACATTGAAACGTTGATTATCCGCCACCGCCTGCGGATAAAAATCGGTGAAGGTATAGGTCGCGTCATAGTCGACACGCGCTCCAAGTTTCCATTTGACCTGGTTGCCGAGATCGCCCTGCGTGCTCAGATCGACGCGGGTCATCATTTCCGACCAGTGTCGTGGTTTGGGCCAGTCATAGGCCATCACGTTCTGGATGAACCCCTTAACGCCCGCTGCACGCGCCGACGACTGTTTGGCAGCGCCTGTTTCCGGCGGTGATGAAGGCTGATCGTCATCGAACAAGGATTCCCGACGGGCGGGCTGGTTTGCAGCTGCCTCGGGCTCGTCGTCGCCAAACAGACTATCCCTGCTCGTCGGCAGGGCGTCGGCCGGTTTGGCGGCGAGCATGATGCGCGTTGGCCTGCTCTCGGATCGGTCGGACGCATCGACGACGGAGTGATCGGTCATGCCCGTGTCACCGACCGCGGCCATCGGCCCACTCAGGAGAGCCGTGACGGCCAGACAAATGCAGTGCCGGTTAAGTCTTCTGAACTGCATCGCTGTCTTCATCGCTATGTTCCATGGAGGCATCCGAATTTTCGGTGGACTGGCTGAACCATTCATCGTTGTCATTGTTGAGAGGAGTACCGGGTTTGCGATCGGGCAAGAAAATCCACTTTCCGCCGGAGGGGCGCTTGCCGAGCGTGACGACTTCGCCATCCTCAATGCGGATCTGGCGGCGAGCATTGTTGATCACCCGATCATCGTGGGTCGAAAATATGAAAGCCGTGCCCTGTCTCCGGTTGATGTCTTTCATCAGAAAGAGGATTTCCTTGCTGGTCTGACGATCGAGGTTCGCCGTCGGTTCGTCCGCCAGCACAATCGCCGGGTGGATCGCCAGTGCCCTGGCAATCGCCACCCGCTGACGCTGACCGCCACTCAACTGATTCGGGCGATTCGCCGCGTATTTCGACAGGCCGACGACATCCAGGAAATAGGCGACGCGCTTCCGGCGCTCAGCGCTCGAAAGATCCTTGCGGTGCAGCAGGGGATACTCGACATTTTCGGCCGCTGACAACACCGGTAACAGATTGAAGGTCTGAAAAATGAAACCGATCTTGCGTGCGCGAAGATCGGCCAGCTGATCGGGTGTCCGCCCACTCACATCCTCACCATGGATGTAGATCTTGCCGCTGCTCGGCGTGTCGATACAGCCGATCAGGTTCAACAGGGTGGTCTTGCCACTGCCCGAAGGACCTGCAATCGCAAGGAAAACACCGGGTTCGATATTGAAATGAATGTCCTTCAGGGCTTGGACTTTCTGTTCGCCCAGTAGATAATCCTTGTATACATGTTCTATGCGGACAATGGGTTCAAGCATGCTCATCGGTGGCACTTCCTGCCAACCGCGTCGACGGCCAGCACAATGGGTTGAATACTATGGAAATCATGACTATCCGCCATCTCGGTGTCAACACTGCCCTGGCCCTCCTGTTTGCCGCTGTCCTGGCCAGCGCCATGCCGGCGCGGGCAGCGGAGCCGGTTTCGCAGGCCGCAGGCGACGATGCCGAGGCTCGGCTGATCGTTGAAAAGGCCGATCAGGTTCGTTTCCCGACCGAAGGCTTCCAGGTGGACGTCAACATCACGACAACCAGCAGCGGACAGGGTCCCGAGGTACGCAAGTACCGCGTGCTTTCCAAGGGCAACACCAACAGCGTCGTGATGGTCACCGAGCCGGCGTCCGAGCGTGGCCAGATCCTGTTAATGAAAGGTCGGGACCTCTGGGTATTCATGCCCGACGTTTCGCAACCGATTCGGCTCTCCCTCTCGCAAAGGCTGACTGGTCAGGTTGCCAACGGCGATCTGGCGCGTGCCAACTTCGCTGCCGACTACAACCCGAAGCTGTTACGGCGAGAAAAAATCGGCAACGAGGAATATCACGTTCTCGAACTGACCGGCGTCGACCGCAGCGTCACCTACCAGCGGGTACTCTACTGGGTCCGGGATAAGGACTTCTGGCCTTTCAAGGCGGAGTTTTATTCACTTTCCAACCGTCTCCTGAAGACCTGCAAATACGAGAACTTCAAGGCCATGGAGGGGAGGAAACGACCCACCCGACTGGTCATGGAAGACGCTCTGCGCGGTGGCGAACAGTCCGTCCTCGAGTATGGGAGTATGAAGCTTCGGGACCTGCCGGACAAGGTGTTTACCAAGGACTATCTCAAGAAGCTCGATTAGTGATCCTCTGTTACCACGATGTATAGCTTGCCGGAA contains:
- a CDS encoding ABC transporter ATP-binding protein, which translates into the protein MLEPIVRIEHVYKDYLLGEQKVQALKDIHFNIEPGVFLAIAGPSGSGKTTLLNLIGCIDTPSSGKIYIHGEDVSGRTPDQLADLRARKIGFIFQTFNLLPVLSAAENVEYPLLHRKDLSSAERRKRVAYFLDVVGLSKYAANRPNQLSGGQRQRVAIARALAIHPAIVLADEPTANLDRQTSKEILFLMKDINRRQGTAFIFSTHDDRVINNARRQIRIEDGEVVTLGKRPSGGKWIFLPDRKPGTPLNNDNDEWFSQSTENSDASMEHSDEDSDAVQKT
- a CDS encoding outer membrane lipoprotein-sorting protein; this translates as MEIMTIRHLGVNTALALLFAAVLASAMPARAAEPVSQAAGDDAEARLIVEKADQVRFPTEGFQVDVNITTTSSGQGPEVRKYRVLSKGNTNSVVMVTEPASERGQILLMKGRDLWVFMPDVSQPIRLSLSQRLTGQVANGDLARANFAADYNPKLLRREKIGNEEYHVLELTGVDRSVTYQRVLYWVRDKDFWPFKAEFYSLSNRLLKTCKYENFKAMEGRKRPTRLVMEDALRGGEQSVLEYGSMKLRDLPDKVFTKDYLKKLD
- a CDS encoding peptidase domain-containing ABC transporter, translated to MASAQEVVARQGDEPNAGQSAQSTREVLHLPSFHRLPFDASLIEQEFPPPYTLATFHEAARSLGLNTGKVALAGVDWQKLPLPAIAFLRPQPVAPEPIKRPPLLILILKADADKLLYFRTGSQTPETLPIAEAAQWLEPELILVAKTRRATGEEDIAGFTTEKKAFGFKWFIPELLKHKSLWRDVLTASLAIQLVGLATPLFTQVIIDKVIVHQTQSTLIVLGVALVMFMLFTSGMTWLRQYLVLHTGNRIDAVLGSQVFRHLLRLPLPYFEQRPTGTLVARLQGVETIREFVSGAAVTLLLDLPFLFIFLAVMFAYSGQLSLIAVGLLGAIAFISFLVAPLFKEKLDQQFMLGARNQAFLTEYVSGMATVKSLQMEPDIDKKYGDYLAQYLAAGFSTKQVGNTYHVIANGLEQGMTLAILIAGALLVMENEGFTIGMLVAFQMFAGRMSQPLLRIAGLWQEFQQANIAVKRLGDILDMPREPYTLTPHREQAGVNKRSCLLTIDQLSFRYSGHHPWLFQKLELAFKPGHLTVVTGPSGCGKSTLAKLMLGFYPPTEGHIALDGKDTRHLAANELRATFGVVPQETVLFSGTLYDNLVMAHPHARFEDVILACKAAEIHEVIEQLPNGYQTEIGERGTGLSGGQRQRLAIARALLKRPQILIFDEAVSNLDQQTAEHFAKTINRLKGMVTMIFITHQIPRGLAVDEVFSFSAERQQATRMGVVEEERK